The Neorhizobium sp. NCHU2750 genome contains the following window.
CCGCCTATGACGTCACCCTTCACGTGACCAGCACCGCATCCAACGTGCTGGATGACGATGGCCTTGTCGATCAGGACGTACCGGTAGCCGGCCGCGTTCAGGTGACCGGCTCCTACACGATCAAGCGGATCAGCGATGACAAGGTGCTGAAGAGTAGTGAGCATTCCAGCGTTGCCCTGATTGACGTATCCCGCCAGAGCTACGCCAAGCTTCGTGCCATCCGCGATGGCGAAAACCGCGCCTCGCGTGAGCTGGCCGAATTCATTCGCGCCGACATTGCGATCGTACTGGCCAAGGAGCCGCCGCTCCAGCAACCTGCATGGCAGAAATAAAGTCCCACGAGTTCGAGCGCTTCCTCGACAAGGGAGCAGAACTTTATCGCTTCTATGTCGTCTACGGGCCGGATCGCGGCCTGGTGTCGGAGCGCGCCGGTCTTCTGGCGAAGCGCAGCGGCGTGTCGCTTGATGACCCGTTTGCGCTGCTGAAGCTGGACGTCGCGGACCTGCAGGGATCGCCGGGCAGACTTCTAGACGAGGTCAACGCACTTGGCCTTTTCGGCGGGGACAAGCTGATCTGGCTGCGTGGCGTCAACAACGAGAAACCCGTTCTCGATGCGGTTCAGGCAATCCTGGAGCAAGGCACGCCCGCCAACACGCTTTTGATCGAAGCCGGCGACCTGAAGAAGGGAAGCGGCTTGCGCAAGATCGTCGAGCCCTCGCGATCCGTCGCCGTCATTCCCTGCTATGCCGACGACGTGCGGGCGCTCAATGCTCTTATCGATACCGAACTGGCGCTGGAATCGCTGACCATCACCAATGATGCGAGAAAGCAGCTGATCGATCAGCTAGGCGGCGACCGCGTCGCCTCGCGCAACGAGATCCGCAAGCTGGCCCTCTATTGCCGTGGCATGGGCAGGATCGAGGAGCACCACGTCGACGAGATCATCGGTGATGCGAGCAACATCTCCGCCGATGATGCCGTGGATGCGATCCTGACAGGCGACCTGCCCGCCTTCAACCGGGCCTTCCAGAAGATCCTCACATCCAAGACGCCGCTCTTCCTCATCCTGCAATCCTGCCTGAAGCAGTTCCAGCTTCTGGACCTGATGAAGATCGAGATGGAGGAAAAGCGCACGCCGGCGGGCCAGGTCATGCTGACGCTCGGCCGCCATATCCACTTCAAAAGAAAGCCCGTCTTGGAACGGGCGCTCGCCGCCTGGCGCCCGGACGTGGTGACACGTGAAGCCGAACGAATTCAATCCGCCGTTCTGATGTCGCGCCAGAGGCAAAGCCTGGAACCAAGCATCGTCTTCCATGCGCTGCTTGCGGCAGCAGTTCAGGCTTCACGCCGATAACTGTAGCTGCACGACACCCGCCGGACCTGCAGAAATAATCGCTCTTTCGGAATCGGGGCGAAGCCCCGTCTCAGCGCCGTTCCAGCAACCGGCAGATTTCTTCAAGCTGATCGAGGCTCTTGTAGGAAATCCTGATCTGGCCGGGACCGCCCTTGTGGCTGATCTTGACCTCAAGCCCAAGCGAATCCGTCAGCGTGCGCTCCAAAGCCAGCGTGTCGGAATCCTTTTCAGACTTGGCAACGGTCTGCGGCTCGGACTGCGACCGGATATCGTTCTGTGCCAGACGTTCCGCGTCGCGAACCGACATCCCCTTGGCCACCACCGCTTTCGCAAGCGCAGTCGGATCGGAGGTCGGAATGAGGGCGCGGGCATGACCGGCAGACAGTGTTCCCGACGACAGCATGTCGCGAACCGGGGAGGGGAGTTTCAACAGGCGCAGGCTGTTGGCGACATGGCTGCGGCTCTTGCCGATAATGTCGCCGAGATCGTTCTGTGTATAGCCGTGCTCGGCGATCAGCTGCTCGTAACCCAATGCCTCTTCCAGCGGATTGAGATCCGAACGCTGGACGTTTTCCACGATGGCGATTTCGAGCGCCGTCCGGTCGTCAACATTGCGGACGATAACCGGAACTTCCACCAATCCCGCCAGCTGCGCCGCGCGCCAGCGCCGTTCACCCGCAATGATCTCGTATTGATTATCGGCCAGCAGCCGCGTCACGACCGGCTGCACGATACCATGCTGGCGAATCGAGCTTGCCAGATCCTGCAGCTCGTTCTCGTCGAAATGTCGGCGCGGGTTCCGCGGATTACGGGTAATGTTCTCGATAGGAACGAGGCGATCGGCGCTTACATTCGTGGACGCGCTACCGCTTGCCGGCATCGGCTGGTCCATTTCGCCAATCAGTGCCGCCAGTCCGCGCCCGAGGCGCCGCTTGGAAATATCATCACTCATACGCTTCTACCCGTTTGCGCACTGCTAGGCAGCGACTTTCCGCTGTCGTTCCCGCTGGATAACTTCCGACGCGAGTTGGAGATAGGCTTGGCTGCCGGCACATTTCAGATCATAAAGGATAGCCGGCTTACCATATGATGGCGCCTCCGACACGCGCACATTGCGCGGGATCAGCGTTTGATAGACCTTCTCTCCGAGATAGGTCCTGACATCACTGACCACCTGCTGTGCAAGGTTGTTGCGCGCGTCGAACATCGTCAGGACGATACCCTGGATATCCAGTTGTGGATTGACCGTACGGCGCACCTGATCGACCGTTTCGAGCAGCTGGCTCAAGCCTTCGAGCGCAAAGAATTCGCACTGCAACGGCACCAGCACGGAATCGGCAGCCGCCATCGCATTCATCGTCAACAGGTTAAACGAGGGTGGGCAATCAAGCAGGATATAGCTGAAATCCCCAGCACCATCAGTTACAAGCGCCTTTTTCAGTCGATAGGCCCTGTCCTGAGATTGCGAGATCTCCATCTCGAATCCCAACAAATCCATGGTCGATGGCACGATCGAAAGATTAGGAACCGCCGTCTCGACCGCCGCCTCCCTCACAGAGGCCGCATCGACAAGAATGTCGTAGGAGGAGATCTTGCGGTCACGTCGATCGATACCGAGACCAGTACTCGCATTACCCTGCGGATCGAGATCAACGATCAGCACCCGCTCGCCAATAGCGGCCAGCGCCGTCGCGAGATTGATGGCGGTCGTCGTCTTGCCAACGCCACCCTTCTGATTTGCTATTGTAATGATCCGACGTTTGCCAAGCATATTGCACCCGATCCTACGGCATTCTCCTTCGGAGATTTCCGATCTCAAGAATAACCGAATCCGCCTGAATTGAACTCTGGTGTTTTACCAAATCGAAATCCCAACCGCTATGCGCTTTCGACAATTCCTTCTGGTAATCCCGGCCTTTGTGAAAGAAAGCGGTTGACGACCGGCCAATCATCCAGGGCGACGCATAACCCAAAAGCTTATCGAGATCAGCAAGCGCCCGCGCAGAAACGTAGTCGCATTCAGGAATAACGGCTGGCGCATCCTCGGCTCTGATCGAATGAATCGACCCCCGCGCACCCGTGGAGGAGAGAGCGACGCGAAGAAAAGACGCCTTTTTCTGATTGCTCTCAACCAGATGCACCCAGCCATCTCCGAGTTCCGCCATCATGATCGCGGTGATCACTCCGGGAAAACCACCGCCGGAACCGAGATCCACCCAGGTGGCAGCTTGGGGCGCCAGATTGAAGATCTGCGCACTATCCCAGATATGCCTGCTCCAGACATCCTCCTTCGTAGAAGGCGCAACCAGATTGATTGCCTTTGCCCATTTCATGAAAAGCGCGGCAAATATGTCAAGGCGCTCGCGCGTTTCACGTGAAACGTTCTGCATGCTCATTCGCTCTACGATGCCTCACTCAAGACTCTTGCCGACTTGCGCACCAATGCAAGCAGGAGCGTGACAGCCGCCGGCGTCATACCCTCAATCTTCGCCGCTTGTGCAATCGTCCTCGGCTTCAGTCGCACCAGTTTCTGCTTAAGCTCATTCGACAGGCCCGATATGGTCATGAAGTCGAAGCTCTCTGGGATGGTAAGCGCCTCATCTCTCTGGGCCGAGCGGATATCGTTGGACTGCCGATCCATATAGACAGCATATCCCGCCTCGATCTCGAGCGCGTCGCCCACCGCGGGCGACAAGCACGCAAGTTCCGGCCATACGTCGCGCAATCCCGCGATGAATGTGTCCGGATAGGACAACAGCTCGTAAGCGCTCCGGCGCTGACCATCCTTGTTTAGTTTCAGCCCGTGTCGTTCCGCTTCGTTCGGCGTCAGCGACAGCGAGCGCAAAAGCAGGCGGCCCTCTTCCATGTCCTGCCGGAAACGACCAAATTTCTCCGCCCGCGCGCCGCCGACGATTCCAAGCGACTGACCGAGTTCCGTCAGCCGCATATCGGCGTTGTCGGCCCGCAGCGAAAGCCTGAATTCGGCACGCGACGTGAACATTCGATAGGGCTCAGTCACGCCACGGCTGATCAAGTCGTCAATCATTACGCCGATATAGGAGTCGGTGCGGCTAAAGATATGCGGCTCAAGACCCTGAGCGCGCCGAGCTGCATTGAGGCCACCAACCAGGCCCTGTGCGCCGGCCTCCTCATAGCCCGTTGTACCGTTGATCTGGCCGACGAGATACAGCCCCCTGATGGCTCGAGTTTCCAGCCAAGGCTGCAACTCGCGCGGATCAACATGGTCATACTCGATCGCATAGCCCGGGTGGAAGATCTCGACCCGCTCCAGGCCGGGAATGGTCCGTATGAATTCTTCCTGGATCTCCGCAGGAAGCGAAGTCGATATGCCGTTCGGGTAGACTGTAGGATCATCGAGCCCTTCCGGCTCCAGGAAGATCTGATGGCCATCGCGTTCACCGAACCGGACAATCTTGTCCTCGATCGATGGGCAGTAACGAGGCCCGACACCCTCGATCTGCCCGGAATACATCGCCGAGCGATGGATGTTGTCGGCGATGATCTGATGCGTCCTGGACGTGGTCCGCGTTACGCCACAGGCGATCTGCCGGTTGGTGATGCGGTCGGTCATGAATGAAAACGGGGAGGGGATATCATCCGCCTCTTGGCTACCGATTGATGCCCAGTCGATCGTCTTGCCGTTGAGCCGCGCCGGCGTTCCCGTTTTCAGGCGACCAAGGGCAAGCCCAAAGCGCTTCAATGTTCCGGAAAGACCCAAGGATGGTGCCTCGCCAGTCCGCCCGGCAGGGGTCTTCTGGTCACCGATATGAATCAGACCGCGAAGGAAGGTACCTGTCGCCAACACGACGGAACGACAGCTAATACGCCGTCCATCCGCTAAAACGATACCCGTGAGCTCATTGCCCTTGTCGATCTCTATATCGAAGGCATCGCCTTCGACAACGATAAGTCCAGCATGCTCCCCGATTTCGCGCTGCATTGCTTCGCGATAGAGGCGTCGGTCGGCCTGGGTGCGAGGCCCGCGAACAGCGGGACCCTTCTTGCGATTTAACAGCCTGAACTGGATACCGGCAGCGTCCGCAACGCGTCCCATCAATCCATCCAGTGCGTCGATCTCGCGAACGAGATGACCTTTGCCCAGACCGCCGATTGCGGGGTTGCAGGACATGACTCCGATCGTGTCTCGTCGGTGCGTGACCAATGCGACGGACGCGCCCGCACGCGCAGCAGCACTTGCCGCCTCGCATCCCGCGTGGCCACCGCCAACAACAACGACATCGAAGGTCATGTCACTCATGGAAACCTCGCGTGTTTCACGTGAATCATTTGCCGATACAGAATTTGGAGAAGATCACATCCAGCAGATCCTCAACATCAACACGGCCGGTAATTCTGCCCAGTTCGTTTCCGGCGGCGCGCAGCGCATCTGCCTTCAACTCCAGTCGAGGTTCCTCTAGTGCATCTTGGAGAAATTTGGAAGCCGAACTTATATAAGTGATGTGACGTTCCTTGCCGCCGAGATCCGCGTTTACTGCCGCCGACCTCGCATGCGAGACAATCACCTCCCGCAATTCATCCAGTCCCGCAAGGGTGACGCACGATATGCACAGATAGAAATCCGCGGCCGCCTGGAAAAGGTCAGCTTTGGTGCCAATCCTGAGCGTCGGTACGGCGATATCTTCATATCGTTCTGCCAGCGAATCCAACGCGGTCAGATGCAATACGAGATCGGCATTGGCTGCGGCATTGCGGGCGCGGCGAATTCCCTCTCGCTCGACGATGTCATCGGCGTCGCGAATGCCGGCTGTATCGTAGAGCCGGATCAAATAGCCTTCCATATCGAGGTCTACCGAAAGCACGTCGCGGGTTGTGCCGGCAATATCGGTCACGATCGCAACATCCCGCTCAGCCATCGCATTCATCAGGCTTGACTTGCCGGCGTTCGGCGCGCCGATGATCGCCACCTTGAAGCCGTTGCGTATGATCTCTGCAGATGCCGTCGCACGTGCCGCCTGCGCCATTTCCGATGCAAGGACCTCAAGATCGACCGACACAAGGTCCATCGCCGACGAGGGAGCATCCTCCTCATCGGCAAAGTCCAGCTCGGCTTCGATCATGGCCCGCGCATAAGTCAGGCGATCTGCCCAGCCCGTGTATCGCTGGGATACGACGCCGAAGCCGATCTGAAGTGCCAGCTTTCGCTGCATTTCAGTCTCGGCCGATACGAGATCTGCGAGACCCTCTACCTCCACAAGATCCAAACGGCCATTTTCGAAGGCGCGCCGTGAGAATTCTCCGGCCTCAGCCTGCCGAAGGCCTAGTTTGAGAAGGCTCTGGCCTATGGCGTTGACCACCGCCCGGCTGCCGTGAACCTGTAACTCCGCGCAATCCTCTCCAGTAAAAGAATTGGGAGCGGAAAAATAAAGGACCAACCCTTCGTCCAGGAGATCACCGTTACGGCTCCGAATCTTTCTCAGTGATGCTGTGCGTGCAGATGGCACGCCACCGACGAGCGCTGTCAGTGCGGCGGCAGTCGCAGGGCCACTCACTCGTATGACGGCAATTCCAGCCGGAACTTGTCCGCTCGACAATGCAAAGATTGTTCCCTGCGTCATGATGCTGTGGCCTCGATATCCAAAAGACAAAAGGCGCCCGAAGAATCGAGCGCCTTGATAGATAGATCGTGAATCCGGCTAAGGATTACGTATTCATCGAGTCGAAGAAGTCACCATTGTTCTTGGTCTGCTTCAACTTGTCGATGAGGAATTCGATTGCGTCGGTCGTGCCCATCGGTGCCAGAATACGGCGGAGCACGAAGATCTTCTGCAGATCCTGGCGCGGAACAAGCAGGTCTTCCTTACGCGTGCCGGATTTGAGAATGTCCATCGCCGGGAAGATGCGCTTGTCGGCAACCTTGCGGTCGAGCACGATTTCGGAGTTGCCGGTACCCTTGAACTCTTCGAAGATGACTTCGTCCATGCGGCTGCCGGTATCGATGAGTGCCGTCGCGATGATCGTCAGCGAACCGCCCTCTTCAATATTGCGCGCGGCACCGAAGAAACGCTTCGGCCGCTGCAGCGCATTCGCATCCACACCACCGGTCAGAACCTTGCCGGAAGACGGAACGACCGTGTTATAGGCGCGACCGAGACGGGTGATCGAGTCGAGAAGGATAACGACATCACGCCCATGCTCGACAAGGCGCTTTGCCTTCTCGATCACCATCTCAGCGACCTGCACGTGACGCACTGCGGGTTCGTCGAAGGTCGAGGAAACCACTTCGCCCTTCACCGAGCGCTGCATGTCCGTCACTTCTTCCGGGCGTTCGTCGATCAAAAGCACGATCAGATAGCATTCCGGATGGTTCGCCGTGATCGAATGGGCGATATTCTGCAACAGCACGGTCTTACCCGTGCGAGGAGGCGCAACGATCAGACCGCGCTGACCCTTGCCGAGCGGCGCCACCAGGTCGATCACGCGGGCAGACAGATCCTTCGACGTCGGGATGTCGAGTTCCATCTTGAAGCGCTCGTTCGGATAAAGCGGCGTCAGATTGTCGAAATGAACCTTGTGCCGGATCTTCTCCGGATCGTCGAAATTGATCGTATTGACCTTGAGCAGGGCGAAATAGCGTTCGCCTTCCTTCGGGCCGCGGATCGGACCTTCCACCGTGTCGCCGGTCTTCAGCGAGAAGCGGCGGATCTGCGAGGGAGAAATATAGATGTCGTCCGGGCCCGGAAGGTAGTTCGCGTTGGCCGAACGAAGGAAGCCGAAACCGTCCTGCAGAACTTCGACGACGCCCTCGCCAATGATCTCCACATCCTGACTTGCCAGAACCTTCAGGATTGCAAACATCAGCTCCTGCTTGCGCATCGTGCTGGCGTTTTCGACCTCCAGCGACTCTGCGAAGGTCAGCAAATCAGTCGGAGATTTGCTCTTGAGTTCTTGAAGCTTCATTTCAGCCATGAAGGGGAGACCACTTAAGAAAAATAAAGGGAAAGATGGGCGTGTGGGTGAGAAGTTCGCTACCGCGGAGACATATCCGGGGACAACGACAGGTTACACGCATGCCACGAGATGGAGGTGGCGAGAAAATAGCGATTCCCCAATCAGCCCGCAAGGGGCATCTGAATAAAAAGCGCAATACCTCTCAGAACGGCTTCACGATGACGAGGATGACGATGACAATCATCAGGATCGTCGGCACCTCGTTCCATATTCTCCAATAGCTTGCCGCCCCGCGCGGGCGGTCTGCGGCAAAATCGCGGACTGCACGGCTGAAGAACATATGCACCGCTGTCAGCCCCACCACCATAGCAATCTTGAGATGCAGCCAACCGCCTTGGAAACCGTAGATGTCCCACGCGAGATAGAGCCCCAGAACCCAGCTGACCATCATGGCGGGGTTCATGATCACCTTCAGGAGCCGCCGTTCCATCATCTTGAAGGTTTCCGACCGGTCCGATCCTATCTCCGCATCGGTGTGATAGATGAACAGTCGCGGCAGATACAGCAGCCCCGCCATCCAGGACATCACCGCAATCACGTGAAACGCCTTCACGTAGAGGAAGAAATCGTCCGGCTGAAGCACATAGGTGCCCCCAAGGATCAGCAGGAATACCGCAAGCGCAATGAAAGCCCGCGTCTTCGCCTTCGCGCCGGCATCCTTTGGCCCCGATCCGTCATGCGGTGACATCGGCCTGCCCCCTGACGCGCCTGACAAGAGCTGCAACATTCTCCGGATCCGCCTCCGGCGTGATGCCGTGGCCGAGGTTGAAGATCAGCGGACCGTGACCGAGAGCCTGAAGGATCGCATCGATGCCATCGGTCAAAGCCCGGCCGCCCGCCACAACCCGCATCGGATCGAGATTACCCTGAACCGGGCCTTCCTTCTGCAGCTCGACCGCAAAGGACAGAGGCACGCTCCAGTCGAGCCCGATCGCATCCGCGCCGGTCTTCTGCCGATAATGGCGCAGGTTCATCCCCGCGCCCTTGGCAAAGGCGATGATACGCGCCTGAGGCCGCTGGCTGCGGACGATCTCGATCATCCTGGCAACCGGCTTGATCGCGAAGTCTTCGAACTCCTCCTCTCCGAGCACGCCTGCCCACGAATCGAAGATCTGCACCGCATCGGCACCGGCGTCGATCTGGGCGATCAGATATTCGGCGGAGATTTCTGCAAGAAAAGCCAGCAGATATTCAAGTGTTGCCCGATCGCGATAGCCGAACAGACGTGCAGGCGCCTGATCCGGTGTGCCATGACCGGCAATCATATAGGTTGCTACCGTCCAGGGCGCCCCGCAGAAGCCGAGCAGCGCCGTTTCCGGAGGGAGTTCATCTCTCAAGCGCCGAACCGTCTCTATGACCGGTGACAGATGCTTCAGCGCGCCATCGTTTTTCAAGGCTCGGATACCCGCCGCGTCGATCGGGTCCATCTGAGGCCCTTCGCCGGGCGTAAAACGCACATTCCGCTTCAGTGCATCCGGTATGACCAGAATATCCGAAAACAGGATGGCCGCATCGAAACCGTAACGCCTGATCGGCTGGAGCGTAACCTCGACTGCCAGATCAGGCCTGTAACAGAGATCGAGGAAACCGCCTGCCTCTGCGCGCGTTGCCCTGTATTCCGGCAGGTAACGTCCTGCCTGCCTCATGAGCCAGAGAGGTGGCGGCGTTATCGTCTTGCCCTCGAGCACCTCAACGATCTTGCGTCGCATGGCTACCAATATCGATCCCTCATATAAAAAATCTAATTTCTAAAAGGTTTCTATTTCTTAGACTCGGTGGGTATCAAGGATTAAAGTCGGTTCACAGATTAACCAGTCGCCGTTGCGCTTCGTGGATGTGATCGCATAATCTCCAGAGCAGAGCGGGGATTATGCTTTGAGGATCGAATTTTCCTTTTGAATTCAGCCTCATAGGCGAGAGGTCGATCAACGATTTTTGATGAACAACATGTGGATAACTTTGGACGCCATGATCTTTATCCACGCAAATCACATCCGGCTCGTTCAGCAATCTGATCAAATGCTCGCTGTGGAGAACTCGGCAGTTTTCCAAGGCCCGATCCCCGGCGGACGGAACTCCGGTCGCCTGTCCCGACTTATCAACAGACGGTAAAGAATAGCGTGGAGAACCGGAAAAATTTCTTCCACTTGCACCTGGTTTCTGACTCGACAGGGGAGACCTTGATCTCGGCCGGCAGGGCCGCGGCGGCACAGTTTCAGAACAGCTATGCCCTCGAACATGTGTATCCGCTGATCAGAAACCGCAAACAGTTGGCAAAGGTGCTGGACGCGATCGATGCCGAACCCGGCATCGTCCTCTACACCATTGTCGATCAGGATCTTGCGTCGCTGATCGATTTGCGCTGCCGTGAAATGGGGGTTCCCTGTGTCAGCGTCCTTGAACCCGTGATCACGCTGTTTCAGGCCTTCCTCGGCGCGCCGTCACGCCGTCGCGTCGGTGCCCAGCATGCGCTGAACGAAGAATATTTTGCCCGCATCGAGGCGCTGAACTTCGCCATGGATCACGACGATGGCCAGATGCCGGAAACCTACGACGAAGCCGACGTGGTGCTGATCGGGATCAGTCGCACATCCAAGACGCCCACCAGCATCTATCTCGCCAATCGTGGTATCAAGACTGCGAATATCCCGATCGTACCCGGGGTCGAATTGCCTGCTTCGCTTTATCTCGCAACCCGTCCGCTGATCGTCGGCCTGATCGCCACCACCGATCGCATTTCCCAGGTACGCGAAAACCGCGAGCTCGGCAGCTCCCAGGGCCTCGATCGCAATACCTATACGGACCGGGCCAGCATCAACGAGGAATTGAAATACGCGAGATCGCTATGTGCCCGTAACAACTGGCCGATCATCGATGTATCAAGGCGCTCCATCGAGGAGACGGCAGCGGCGATTCTTGCGCTGCGTCCAAGGCTCAGATAAGCGGATCATCATCACAATCTGGAGATGGTAGCCGACGTGTCCCTTGTTCTTGCCTCGTCCAGCCCGTTTAGGCGCATGCTCATGGAAAACGCCGGCCTGAAATTCGAATGGCAGGCGGCCGAAATCGACGAGCGGACAATCGAAGCTTCGATAGAGGAAAGAAGCCCCGATAAGGTGGCTATCGTGCTGGCCGGTGCCAAGGCGCTGGATGTCTCTCGCCACTTTCCGTCTGCACTCGTCATCGGTTCAGACCAGACGATGTCGCTCGGCGATCGGGTCTATCACAAGGCGGCGGACAGGGCAGGCGCGAAGGATACGCTGATGTCGCTCTCCGGACGTACCCATCGCCTGAACAGCGCGGTGGTCATCGCCCGCGATGGACAGATTATCTGGGAACATGTGTCCCATGCGCTGTTGACTGCCCGCGTCTTCAATGAGGATTTTGTCGAACGCTATCTCGATCGCGTCGGCGACAAGGCCTTGACCAGCGTCGGTGCCTACCAGCTGGAAGGGGAGGGCATCCAGCTGTTCTCGTCCATCGACGGGGATTATTTTACAATCCTCGGCCTGCCCATGCTGCCTCTCCTGGCGGAACTGCGTAATCTGCGAGCGATCGATGCCTGACTCTCACCGTATAAATGCCCCGGCAGCCTTCGTGACCGGCTGGCCGATCAAGCATTCCCGTTCGCCGATCATTCATGGTTATTGGCTGAAACACTATGGGCTTCAGGGAAGCTACGATCCCGTTGCCGTGACGCCCGAGGATTTCGCATGCTTCATCACATCCCTGAAGGAAGGCACTTCGGGTTTTGTCGGCGGAAATGTCACGATCCCCCACAAGGAGGCCGCCTGCCTTCTCGCCGACCATCTCGACGAACTGGCCAGCGAAATTGGCGCAGCCAACACGCTATGGCGCGAGGATGGAAGGATTTACGCCACCAACACGGATGGCTACGGCTTCGTGTCCAATCTCGACCATCAGGTTCCCGGCTGGGACAAGGCGGATCGGGCGGTCATCCTTGGTGCCGGCGGTGCAAGCCGGGCAGTCGTCCAGTCGGTTCGCGACCGCGGTGTGAAAGAGATTCATATCGTCAATCGCACCATGCCGCGTGCGAGGGAACTGGCAGACCGGTTCGGCAAGAGCATCCACGCCCATGGTCTACCCGCGCTGGCCGAGGTCGTGCAGGGCGCCGGCCTGTTCATCAACACAACCTCGCTCGGCATGGACGGGCTTGAATCGATCGACATCGATTTCTCGGAAATGGCCACAGGCGCACTGGTGACGGATATCGTCTATGTGCCGCTGGAGACGCCGATCCTCAGACAGGCACGGGAGCAGGGTTATGCAACCGCCGACGGTTTGGGAATGCTTTTGCATCAGGCCGTTCCTGGGTTTGAAAAATGGTTCGGCACGCGCCCCGAGGTCGATGAAACGCTACGTCAGCTTATCGTCGACGATATCAAGGTAGAGCCATGATCCTGATTGGTCTGACCGGCTCCATAGGCATGGGCAAGTCGACCACGGCCGGCATGTTCAAGGCGCTCGGCATACCGGTCAATGATTCCGATGCCGTTGTGCACGATCTCTACCGGACCGATGCGGTTGAGCCGGTCGGCTCAGCCTTTCCGGGAACGGTCCGAGACGGCGAAATCGATCGCGCCGAACTGTCGCGCCAGCTTGTCGATCGACCGGGTGGTTTCAAGCTCTTGGAATCCATCGTCCATCCTCTGGTCCGCGAGCGCGAGAGACGGTTCATCGCGGCGCAGCGTGCCGCGGGCGCCGATATTGTCGTTCTCGACATACCGCTGCTTTTCGAGACCGGGAGCGAGGATCGCGTGGACACTATTGTCGTCGTGACCTGCGATCCACAGATACAGAGGCAGCGTGTTCTTGCCAGGCCGGGCATGAGCGAGGAAAAATTCCGGCTGATCCTCGATCGCCAGATGCCTGATTCGCAAAAGCGGGCCCGCGCAGATTTCCTGATCGACACCGGCCACGGCCTCGAAGCGGCAAAGCAGCGGGTGGAAGAGATTATCGGCCTTCTGCGGTCGGGACTACGGAGCGAGAGAAATGCGTGAAATCATTTTCGATACGGAAACCACCGGTCTTGAATCTAAGCAGGACAGGGTGATCGAAATCGGTGGTGTGGAACTGGTGAACCATTTCCCCACCGGCAGGACGCTGCATCTCTATATCAATCCTGGCGACCGCAAGATTCATCCGGACGCCTTGGCTGTGCACGGCATCACCGAGGAATTCCTCAAGGACAAACCGCCATTTGCTGCGGTTGCCCAGGAGATCATAGATTTTTTCGACGGGGCGAAGTGGGTGGCGCATAACGCCAACTTCGACATGGGCTTCATCAATGCGGAGTTTGACCGGTTGGGTCTGCCGCCGGTATCCGCCGAGCATGTGGTCGATACGCTGGCTTTGGCCCGCCGCAAGCATCCGATG
Protein-coding sequences here:
- the mnmE gene encoding tRNA uridine-5-carboxymethylaminomethyl(34) synthesis GTPase MnmE, whose amino-acid sequence is MTQGTIFALSSGQVPAGIAVIRVSGPATAAALTALVGGVPSARTASLRKIRSRNGDLLDEGLVLYFSAPNSFTGEDCAELQVHGSRAVVNAIGQSLLKLGLRQAEAGEFSRRAFENGRLDLVEVEGLADLVSAETEMQRKLALQIGFGVVSQRYTGWADRLTYARAMIEAELDFADEEDAPSSAMDLVSVDLEVLASEMAQAARATASAEIIRNGFKVAIIGAPNAGKSSLMNAMAERDVAIVTDIAGTTRDVLSVDLDMEGYLIRLYDTAGIRDADDIVEREGIRRARNAAANADLVLHLTALDSLAERYEDIAVPTLRIGTKADLFQAAADFYLCISCVTLAGLDELREVIVSHARSAAVNADLGGKERHITYISSASKFLQDALEEPRLELKADALRAAGNELGRITGRVDVEDLLDVIFSKFCIGK
- a CDS encoding pyruvate, water dikinase regulatory protein, which encodes MENRKNFFHLHLVSDSTGETLISAGRAAAAQFQNSYALEHVYPLIRNRKQLAKVLDAIDAEPGIVLYTIVDQDLASLIDLRCREMGVPCVSVLEPVITLFQAFLGAPSRRRVGAQHALNEEYFARIEALNFAMDHDDGQMPETYDEADVVLIGISRTSKTPTSIYLANRGIKTANIPIVPGVELPASLYLATRPLIVGLIATTDRISQVRENRELGSSQGLDRNTYTDRASINEELKYARSLCARNNWPIIDVSRRSIEETAAAILALRPRLR
- the rho gene encoding transcription termination factor Rho — encoded protein: MAEMKLQELKSKSPTDLLTFAESLEVENASTMRKQELMFAILKVLASQDVEIIGEGVVEVLQDGFGFLRSANANYLPGPDDIYISPSQIRRFSLKTGDTVEGPIRGPKEGERYFALLKVNTINFDDPEKIRHKVHFDNLTPLYPNERFKMELDIPTSKDLSARVIDLVAPLGKGQRGLIVAPPRTGKTVLLQNIAHSITANHPECYLIVLLIDERPEEVTDMQRSVKGEVVSSTFDEPAVRHVQVAEMVIEKAKRLVEHGRDVVILLDSITRLGRAYNTVVPSSGKVLTGGVDANALQRPKRFFGAARNIEEGGSLTIIATALIDTGSRMDEVIFEEFKGTGNSEIVLDRKVADKRIFPAMDILKSGTRKEDLLVPRQDLQKIFVLRRILAPMGTTDAIEFLIDKLKQTKNNGDFFDSMNT
- a CDS encoding Maf-like protein, with protein sequence MENAGLKFEWQAAEIDERTIEASIEERSPDKVAIVLAGAKALDVSRHFPSALVIGSDQTMSLGDRVYHKAADRAGAKDTLMSLSGRTHRLNSAVVIARDGQIIWEHVSHALLTARVFNEDFVERYLDRVGDKALTSVGAYQLEGEGIQLFSSIDGDYFTILGLPMLPLLAELRNLRAIDA
- the hemJ gene encoding protoporphyrinogen oxidase HemJ; protein product: MSPHDGSGPKDAGAKAKTRAFIALAVFLLILGGTYVLQPDDFFLYVKAFHVIAVMSWMAGLLYLPRLFIYHTDAEIGSDRSETFKMMERRLLKVIMNPAMMVSWVLGLYLAWDIYGFQGGWLHLKIAMVVGLTAVHMFFSRAVRDFAADRPRGAASYWRIWNEVPTILMIVIVILVIVKPF
- the hemE gene encoding uroporphyrinogen decarboxylase; translated protein: MVAMRRKIVEVLEGKTITPPPLWLMRQAGRYLPEYRATRAEAGGFLDLCYRPDLAVEVTLQPIRRYGFDAAILFSDILVIPDALKRNVRFTPGEGPQMDPIDAAGIRALKNDGALKHLSPVIETVRRLRDELPPETALLGFCGAPWTVATYMIAGHGTPDQAPARLFGYRDRATLEYLLAFLAEISAEYLIAQIDAGADAVQIFDSWAGVLGEEEFEDFAIKPVARMIEIVRSQRPQARIIAFAKGAGMNLRHYRQKTGADAIGLDWSVPLSFAVELQKEGPVQGNLDPMRVVAGGRALTDGIDAILQALGHGPLIFNLGHGITPEADPENVAALVRRVRGQADVTA